The following are encoded in a window of Aromatoleum petrolei genomic DNA:
- the tsaE gene encoding tRNA (adenosine(37)-N6)-threonylcarbamoyltransferase complex ATPase subunit type 1 TsaE, protein MIHVHHRADDSSPLSAHLDDESDTAAAGAALATALCAGLVIYLRGDLGAGKTTLVRGALRALGHDGKVKSPTYTLIEPYLVSRLNLYHFDFYRFAVPEEYLEAGLDEYFDGNGVCLVEWPDKAAPYIAAPDLEIRLTVSGPGRRLEALALTEAGRTCIRKLDSELNRKPT, encoded by the coding sequence ATGATTCACGTTCATCACCGGGCAGATGATAGCAGCCCGCTTTCGGCTCACCTCGACGACGAATCCGACACCGCAGCCGCGGGTGCAGCCCTTGCGACAGCCTTGTGCGCGGGCCTCGTCATCTACCTGCGCGGCGACCTCGGCGCCGGCAAGACGACCCTCGTGCGCGGGGCGCTGCGTGCCCTCGGTCACGACGGAAAGGTGAAAAGTCCGACCTACACCTTGATTGAACCTTATCTTGTTTCTAGATTAAACTTATATCACTTTGATTTTTATCGCTTCGCAGTCCCAGAAGAATATCTGGAAGCAGGGCTGGACGAATATTTCGACGGAAACGGGGTATGTCTGGTGGAATGGCCGGACAAGGCGGCGCCTTATATTGCTGCGCCGGACCTCGAGATCCGCCTCACCGTCTCCGGCCCGGGCCGGCGCCTTGAAGCGCTGGCACTGACGGAGGCAGGACGGACATGCATACGCAAACTGGATTCGGAGCTGAACCGGAAGCCGACATGA
- a CDS encoding N-acetylmuramoyl-L-alanine amidase, with protein MTTAPGLTRRDLLKFAGATLALLVSPVGMAATSLLAVRVWPAAEYTRITIEGNSQLKFTHLLVTDPHRLVVDLEGVEFDSVLQSLPSKVLESDPYIRLIRAGRNRPGVVRLVVELKSEINPQVFTLAPVGNYGHRLVLDLYPTTPVDPLLALIEKSSPMDAAVGQTGDAQTAADAPAQIARPDSAEQVSGSRRSARPAANRLVTIVLDPGHGGEDPGAVGARGSYEKNVTLSIARRLKQKIDAEPNMRAVLTRDGDYFVPLGQRVTRARRVQSDLFVSIHADAFVRPDARGSSVFVLSESGASSSAARWLAQKENDADLIGGVNLARQDGHLARTLLDLSQTATINDSLKLGKAVLSELGDINKLHKTHVEQAGFAVLKAPDIPSILVETAFISNPEEEQRLNDEAYQDKMANAILRGLRAYFRENPPLGRTKVARLD; from the coding sequence ATGACTACCGCACCCGGCTTGACGCGGCGCGACCTGCTGAAATTCGCCGGCGCCACGCTCGCGCTGCTCGTCAGCCCGGTCGGCATGGCCGCGACCAGCCTCCTCGCGGTGCGCGTGTGGCCCGCGGCGGAATACACCCGCATCACGATCGAAGGCAACTCGCAGCTCAAGTTCACCCACCTGCTCGTCACCGATCCGCACCGCCTCGTGGTCGACCTCGAAGGGGTCGAGTTCGACAGCGTGCTGCAGTCGCTGCCGTCCAAGGTCCTCGAGTCCGACCCCTACATCAGGCTGATCCGCGCCGGCCGCAACCGGCCCGGCGTGGTTCGCCTCGTCGTCGAACTGAAGAGCGAGATCAACCCACAGGTGTTTACCCTCGCGCCGGTCGGCAACTACGGCCACCGCCTGGTGCTGGACCTGTACCCCACCACACCGGTCGATCCCCTGTTGGCGCTGATCGAGAAGTCCTCCCCCATGGATGCCGCGGTGGGACAAACGGGCGACGCACAGACGGCTGCGGATGCACCGGCACAGATCGCCCGCCCCGACAGCGCTGAACAGGTTTCGGGCTCGCGACGTTCCGCACGCCCGGCCGCCAACCGTCTCGTCACCATCGTGCTCGACCCCGGCCACGGTGGCGAAGACCCGGGCGCGGTCGGCGCACGCGGCAGCTACGAGAAGAACGTCACGCTATCGATCGCGCGCCGCCTGAAACAGAAGATCGACGCCGAGCCGAACATGCGCGCAGTGCTCACGCGCGACGGCGACTACTTCGTACCGCTGGGCCAGCGCGTCACGCGCGCCCGGCGCGTGCAGTCCGACCTCTTCGTGTCGATCCACGCCGACGCCTTCGTGCGCCCCGACGCGCGCGGCAGCTCCGTCTTCGTCCTGTCGGAAAGCGGCGCATCGAGTTCGGCCGCACGCTGGCTCGCGCAGAAGGAAAACGACGCCGACCTCATCGGCGGCGTGAACCTCGCCAGGCAGGACGGCCACCTCGCGCGCACCCTGCTCGACCTGTCGCAGACCGCCACGATCAACGACAGCCTCAAACTCGGCAAGGCCGTGCTCAGCGAACTGGGCGACATCAACAAGTTGCACAAGACCCACGTCGAGCAGGCCGGCTTCGCCGTGCTGAAGGCCCCGGACATCCCGTCCATCCTCGTGGAAACGGCGTTCATCAGCAATCCCGAGGAAGAACAGCGGCTCAACGACGAGGCCTACCAGGACAAGATGGCGAACGCGATCCTGCGCGGCCTGCGCGCCTATTTCCGAGAGAATCCGCCGCTCGGCCGCACCAAGGTCGCACGCCTCGACTGA
- a CDS encoding bifunctional riboflavin kinase/FAD synthetase has product MQVFRGIPGHAAHPSVLTIGNFDGVHRGHQALLQMLMNTARAMSLPAVVMTFEPHPREYFSPDDAPARLASLREKLLLLAAAGVDRVHVCRFDSRFAAVTADQFINDILVRGLGVRHLIIGDDFRFGARRHGDFGLLKQRGAQQGFVVEAMPTLDVAGERASSSAVREALADGDLAHAARLLGRPYSIAGRVIRGDQIGRQLGFPTANIQMKHRRPALAGVFAVSVEGLGESPVAGVANIGVRPSVTSAGKPTLEVHLFDWMRDCYDAHLRVHFMKKLRDETKFASLDALKAQIAKDAADARAWFAENPVCPTNCP; this is encoded by the coding sequence ATGCAGGTTTTTCGCGGGATTCCCGGGCACGCCGCACACCCCTCGGTGCTCACCATCGGCAATTTCGACGGCGTGCATCGCGGCCATCAGGCGCTGCTCCAGATGCTCATGAACACCGCGCGCGCAATGTCGCTGCCGGCGGTGGTGATGACGTTCGAGCCGCATCCGCGCGAATACTTCTCGCCAGATGACGCCCCCGCCCGCCTCGCATCGCTGCGTGAAAAACTGCTGCTACTCGCCGCCGCCGGCGTCGACCGCGTCCACGTCTGCCGTTTCGATTCCCGCTTTGCCGCCGTGACGGCCGACCAGTTCATCAATGACATTCTCGTGCGCGGCCTCGGCGTGCGCCACCTCATCATCGGCGACGACTTCCGCTTCGGCGCACGCCGGCACGGCGACTTCGGGCTGCTCAAGCAACGCGGCGCGCAACAGGGTTTCGTCGTAGAGGCGATGCCCACGCTGGACGTCGCGGGCGAACGCGCCTCCAGCTCCGCCGTGCGCGAGGCGCTCGCCGACGGCGATCTCGCCCACGCCGCACGCCTGCTCGGTCGCCCCTACAGCATCGCCGGACGCGTCATCCGCGGCGACCAGATCGGCCGCCAGCTCGGATTCCCGACCGCCAACATCCAGATGAAGCATCGCCGTCCCGCGCTTGCGGGCGTGTTCGCGGTGAGCGTCGAAGGCCTCGGCGAAAGCCCGGTTGCCGGCGTCGCCAATATCGGCGTGCGACCGTCCGTGACCAGCGCCGGCAAGCCCACGCTCGAAGTTCACCTCTTCGACTGGATGCGCGACTGCTATGACGCCCACCTGCGTGTGCACTTCATGAAAAAACTGCGCGACGAAACGAAGTTCGCTTCGCTCGACGCTCTCAAGGCCCAGATCGCCAAGGACGCGGCCGACGCCCGCGCCTGGTTTGCCGAAAATCCTGTCTGCCCCACCAATTGCCCCTGA
- the ileS gene encoding isoleucine--tRNA ligase, producing the protein MADYRKTLNLPDTLFPMRGDLAKREPGWIAAWQQKKLYQKIRKASAGRPKFILHDGPPYANGDIHIGHAVNKILKDIIVRSKTMAGFDAPYVPGWDCHGLPIEHQIEKQHGKHLPADRARELCRDYAGEQIERQKKDFIRLGVLGDWDNPYRTMQFSNEADEIRALGEMYRKGFLFKGLKPVNWCFDCGSALAEAEVEYQDKKSPAIDVGFLLTDADRPKLARAFGLDTLPEQPVYIVIWTTTPWTIPSNQALNVHPELMYELIETPKGLVILAAELRASALERYQLEGRVLAAARGVALDRIQFRHPFYDRVSPIFLGDYVAADAGTGIVHSAPAYGLDDFQSCMRYGMRNDEILNPVQGDGVFHESLPFFGGLSVWDANPKIVEKLAEVGSLFASGNLTHSYMHCWRHKTPVIYRATTQWFVGMDRVPGREAIEPGAPTLRELALKAIDDTQFFPSWGKARLHSMIANRPDWCVSRQRNWGVPIPLFLDKETGEPHPNSLELVEEVAKRVEKEGIDAWFKLEPGELLGAEAAQYDKMRDTLDVWFDSGTTHWTVLRGSHTDVSRWPADLYLEGSDQHRGWFHSSLLTGCALDGRAPYDGLLTHGFVVDGQGKKMSKSKGNVVAPQEVSDKLGAEILRLWVAATDYSGELTISKEILDRVVEVYRRLRNTLRFLLANTADFDIAKDAVPVAEWLDIDHYALALTQRLQEQVTADYARYEFHKIVQALQNFAAEDLGAFYLDILKDRLYTTKADSRARRAAQTALWHITQALIRMMAPILSFTAEEIWSLIGQDKEDSVMLHTWHELPALGDTEALVARWTLIREERAKVQKVLEGLRTEGRIGASLQAEVVVRASGTKHDALASLDEDLRFVLITSRAELVRAADEAAEGIDASASGHAKCGRCWHFRTDVGSHAEHPELCGRCHDNLFGAGETRVHA; encoded by the coding sequence ATGGCTGACTACCGCAAGACGCTCAACCTGCCCGACACTCTCTTCCCGATGCGCGGCGACCTCGCCAAGCGGGAGCCGGGCTGGATCGCCGCCTGGCAACAGAAGAAGCTCTACCAGAAGATCCGCAAGGCCTCGGCCGGCCGTCCGAAGTTCATCCTGCACGACGGCCCCCCGTACGCGAACGGCGACATCCACATCGGCCACGCGGTGAACAAGATCCTCAAGGACATCATCGTCCGCTCGAAGACCATGGCCGGCTTCGACGCCCCCTATGTGCCGGGCTGGGACTGTCACGGCCTGCCGATCGAGCACCAGATCGAGAAGCAGCACGGCAAGCACCTGCCCGCCGACCGCGCGCGCGAGCTGTGCCGCGACTACGCCGGCGAACAGATCGAACGACAGAAGAAGGACTTCATCCGTCTGGGCGTGCTCGGCGACTGGGACAATCCCTACCGCACGATGCAATTCTCGAATGAAGCCGACGAGATCCGCGCGCTCGGCGAGATGTACCGCAAGGGCTTCCTGTTCAAGGGACTGAAGCCGGTTAACTGGTGCTTCGACTGCGGCTCGGCGCTCGCCGAAGCCGAGGTCGAATACCAGGACAAGAAGTCGCCCGCGATCGACGTCGGCTTCCTGCTCACCGACGCGGATCGCCCCAAGCTCGCCCGCGCCTTCGGGCTCGACACCCTGCCCGAGCAGCCGGTGTACATCGTGATCTGGACCACGACCCCGTGGACGATCCCGTCGAACCAAGCGCTCAACGTCCATCCCGAGCTCATGTACGAGCTGATCGAGACGCCCAAGGGCCTCGTGATCCTCGCCGCCGAACTTCGTGCATCGGCCCTCGAACGCTACCAGCTCGAAGGCCGCGTGCTCGCCGCCGCCCGCGGCGTCGCGCTCGACCGCATCCAGTTCCGCCACCCCTTCTACGACCGTGTCTCGCCGATCTTCCTCGGCGACTACGTCGCGGCCGACGCCGGCACCGGCATCGTGCATAGCGCGCCCGCCTACGGCCTGGACGACTTCCAGTCGTGCATGCGCTACGGCATGCGCAATGACGAGATCCTCAATCCGGTGCAGGGCGACGGCGTGTTCCACGAGAGCCTGCCCTTCTTCGGCGGTCTGTCGGTATGGGACGCCAACCCGAAAATCGTCGAGAAGCTCGCCGAGGTCGGCAGCCTCTTCGCTTCGGGCAATCTCACGCACAGCTACATGCATTGCTGGCGCCACAAGACGCCGGTCATCTACCGCGCCACCACCCAATGGTTCGTCGGCATGGACCGCGTGCCCGGCCGCGAGGCGATCGAACCGGGCGCCCCGACGCTGCGCGAACTCGCGCTCAAGGCCATCGACGACACCCAGTTCTTCCCGTCCTGGGGCAAGGCACGCCTGCACTCGATGATCGCCAACCGTCCCGACTGGTGCGTGTCGCGCCAGCGCAACTGGGGCGTGCCGATCCCGCTGTTCCTCGACAAGGAAACCGGCGAACCGCATCCGAACAGCCTCGAACTGGTCGAAGAGGTCGCCAAACGGGTCGAAAAGGAAGGGATCGACGCCTGGTTCAAGCTCGAACCCGGCGAACTCCTCGGTGCAGAGGCCGCGCAATACGACAAAATGCGCGACACCCTCGACGTCTGGTTCGATTCCGGCACCACCCACTGGACGGTACTGCGCGGTTCGCACACCGACGTCAGCCGTTGGCCAGCGGACCTCTACCTCGAGGGCTCCGACCAGCACCGCGGCTGGTTCCATTCCTCGCTGCTCACCGGCTGCGCACTGGACGGCCGCGCCCCTTACGACGGCCTGCTGACCCACGGATTCGTGGTCGACGGCCAGGGCAAGAAAATGTCCAAATCGAAAGGCAACGTCGTCGCCCCGCAAGAAGTCTCCGACAAGCTCGGAGCCGAGATCCTGCGCCTGTGGGTCGCCGCCACCGACTACTCGGGCGAGCTGACGATCTCCAAGGAGATCCTCGACCGCGTCGTCGAAGTCTATCGCCGCCTGCGCAACACCCTGCGCTTCCTGCTCGCCAACACCGCCGACTTCGACATCGCCAAGGACGCCGTGCCGGTCGCCGAGTGGCTCGACATCGACCACTACGCGCTCGCGCTGACGCAGCGCCTGCAGGAACAGGTCACCGCCGACTACGCGCGCTACGAGTTCCACAAGATCGTCCAGGCGCTGCAGAACTTCGCTGCCGAAGACCTCGGCGCGTTCTACCTCGACATCCTCAAGGACCGCCTGTACACGACCAAGGCGGACTCGCGCGCACGCCGCGCCGCGCAGACCGCCCTGTGGCACATCACTCAGGCCCTTATCCGCATGATGGCGCCCATCCTGTCCTTCACTGCTGAAGAGATCTGGTCGCTGATCGGCCAGGACAAGGAAGACAGCGTGATGCTTCACACCTGGCACGAACTGCCCGCGCTCGGCGACACCGAAGCGCTCGTTGCGCGCTGGACGCTGATCCGCGAGGAACGCGCCAAGGTGCAGAAGGTTCTCGAGGGCCTGCGCACGGAAGGCCGGATCGGCGCTTCGCTGCAGGCCGAGGTCGTCGTACGCGCGAGCGGCACGAAACACGATGCGCTGGCAAGCCTGGACGAGGATCTGCGCTTCGTGCTGATCACCTCGCGCGCCGAACTCGTGCGCGCCGCCGACGAGGCCGCCGAAGGGATCGACGCGAGCGCGTCCGGACACGCCAAGTGCGGCCGTTGCTGGCACTTCCGTACCGACGTCGGCAGCCACGCCGAGCACCCCGAACTGTGCGGCCGCTGCCACGACAACCTCTTCGGCGCCGGGGAAACGCGCGTCCATGCGTGA
- the lspA gene encoding signal peptidase II, whose product MRDSAAAPQATGSAPALTRRFFGWLELAALVIVLDQLTKWLVLSQLDFGEAIPVTGFFQLVLVFNPGAAFSFLADHSGWQRWFFVILALGVSGWLLALLRHHHRETLLPLAFSLLIGGALGNVIDRLVHGAVVDFLYFHVGRYGWPAFNLADSAITVGVALMLWAQFRAPRTTSNTNPENPS is encoded by the coding sequence ATGCGTGATTCCGCCGCGGCCCCGCAGGCGACCGGCAGCGCCCCCGCGCTGACGCGCCGCTTCTTCGGCTGGCTGGAACTCGCGGCGCTGGTGATCGTCCTCGACCAGTTGACGAAATGGCTCGTGCTGTCGCAGCTCGACTTCGGCGAGGCCATTCCGGTCACGGGTTTCTTCCAACTCGTGCTGGTGTTCAACCCGGGCGCCGCGTTCAGCTTCCTGGCCGACCATTCCGGATGGCAGCGCTGGTTCTTCGTCATCCTCGCGCTCGGCGTCAGCGGCTGGCTCCTTGCACTGCTGCGCCATCACCATCGCGAGACCCTGCTGCCGCTGGCCTTCAGCCTGCTGATCGGCGGCGCACTGGGCAACGTCATCGACCGCCTGGTTCACGGCGCCGTCGTCGACTTCCTCTACTTCCACGTCGGTCGCTACGGCTGGCCGGCCTTCAACCTGGCTGACTCGGCGATCACCGTCGGGGTCGCCCTGATGCTGTGGGCGCAGTTCCGCGCCCCGCGCACCACCAGCAACACCAATCCGGAGAACCCCTCGTGA
- a CDS encoding FKBP-type peptidyl-prolyl cis-trans isomerase, which produces MTQTVQPNSLVTLHYRIALENGQPLISTFEGTPATLQLGCGDLLPSLERVLEGLEVGTHQQFTLAPEQAFGPYNPDLVEHVKREHMPEEEIEPMTIMEFGAPDGTRYSGLVREIDDVRAIVDFNHPLAGKTIRFEVEVIGVL; this is translated from the coding sequence GTGACGCAGACCGTCCAACCGAACAGCCTCGTAACGCTGCACTACCGCATCGCCCTCGAAAACGGCCAGCCGCTGATCAGCACTTTCGAGGGCACGCCTGCGACCCTGCAGCTCGGATGCGGCGACCTCCTCCCGAGTCTCGAGCGCGTGCTCGAAGGCCTGGAGGTGGGCACCCACCAGCAGTTCACGCTGGCGCCGGAACAGGCTTTCGGCCCCTACAACCCGGACCTCGTCGAGCACGTGAAGCGCGAACACATGCCGGAAGAGGAAATCGAACCGATGACGATCATGGAATTCGGCGCACCCGATGGCACCCGCTACTCCGGCCTCGTGCGTGAAATCGACGACGTCCGCGCAATCGTCGACTTCAACCACCCGCTCGCCGGCAAGACGATCCGCTTCGAGGTCGAAGTCATCGGTGTCCTCTGA
- the ispH gene encoding 4-hydroxy-3-methylbut-2-enyl diphosphate reductase, with amino-acid sequence MNDSEILLANPRGFCAGVERAIEIVERALARFGAPIYVRHEVVHNKFVVDDLRAKGAVFVEELDEVPAGSTVIFSAHGVPQAVRAEAEKRGLRVFDATCPLVTKVHIEVARMREQGRELVMIGHKGHPEVEGTMGQVKDGIHLVEKVEDVATLQVADPDKLAYVTQTTLSVDDAATLVAALRERFPAIVGPKKDDICYATQNRQDAVKFMAPRVDIVFVVGSRNSSNSNRLREVAELLGVPAYLIDNAEGIDPAWIAGRNRIGVTAGASAPEVLVDAVIERLKALGGGSVRTLEGVPERVTFPLPKELQADA; translated from the coding sequence ATGAACGATTCCGAAATCCTGCTCGCCAATCCGCGCGGCTTCTGCGCCGGGGTGGAACGGGCGATCGAGATCGTCGAACGCGCACTGGCGCGCTTCGGCGCACCGATCTACGTGCGCCACGAAGTCGTGCATAACAAGTTCGTCGTCGACGACCTGCGCGCCAAGGGCGCGGTGTTCGTCGAGGAGCTCGACGAGGTTCCCGCCGGCAGCACCGTCATCTTCAGCGCCCACGGCGTGCCCCAGGCGGTGCGAGCGGAGGCCGAGAAGCGCGGCCTGCGCGTGTTCGACGCCACCTGCCCGCTCGTCACCAAGGTGCATATCGAGGTCGCACGCATGCGCGAACAGGGCCGCGAGCTCGTCATGATCGGGCACAAGGGCCACCCCGAAGTCGAAGGCACGATGGGACAGGTGAAGGACGGCATCCATCTCGTCGAAAAGGTCGAGGACGTCGCAACGCTGCAGGTCGCCGACCCCGACAAGCTCGCCTACGTGACGCAGACCACCCTGTCGGTGGATGACGCGGCGACCCTCGTCGCTGCGCTGCGCGAACGCTTCCCGGCGATCGTCGGCCCGAAGAAGGACGACATCTGCTACGCGACACAGAACCGGCAGGACGCGGTCAAGTTCATGGCCCCGCGCGTCGACATCGTCTTCGTCGTCGGCTCGCGCAACAGCTCCAACTCCAACCGCCTGCGCGAAGTCGCCGAGTTGCTCGGTGTGCCCGCCTATCTGATCGACAACGCCGAAGGCATCGACCCGGCGTGGATTGCGGGACGGAACCGCATCGGCGTGACGGCCGGAGCCTCCGCCCCGGAGGTGCTGGTCGACGCCGTCATTGAACGCCTCAAGGCCCTTGGCGGCGGCTCGGTGCGCACTCTCGAAGGCGTTCCCGAGCGAGTCACCTTCCCGCTGCCTAAGGAGCTGCAGGCCGACGCCTGA
- a CDS encoding efflux RND transporter periplasmic adaptor subunit, translating into MKRRHSERLTVLLPTIALAILGACSAPNADTPQSSPNAATSAARPALTVEVTIPQPVAWSRSIPATGNVAAWQETIVGSEIGGLRIAQVHANVGDRVTKGQILVTLDDAVVQADLAQARAQLQEARAMHAEARANGDRARRFQPTGMMSEQQVTQYLTAEQTAKSRIELAAARVQLAELRVRQTRILAPDDALISGRAATVGTVPQAGQELYRLILQGRLEWRAEVAAEDIGQIRSGDAAKLKLAGGETVSGRVRSIAPSIDPQTRNGIVYVDLDQSGAKAGMFANGEIIPLAQELAHALSLPQSAVLLRDGFSYVFRIGSDRKLAQVRVTPGRRRGDSMEILAGIAEGERFVRSGVGFLNDGDLVDIAAATPAASPQQ; encoded by the coding sequence ATGAAACGCAGACATTCCGAACGGCTGACGGTACTGTTGCCGACCATTGCGCTCGCCATCCTCGGGGCGTGCAGCGCACCGAATGCCGATACGCCGCAGAGCTCACCCAATGCGGCGACCTCCGCCGCCCGACCGGCCCTCACGGTCGAAGTCACCATCCCTCAGCCCGTCGCATGGAGCCGATCGATTCCCGCGACCGGCAATGTCGCCGCATGGCAGGAGACGATCGTCGGCAGCGAGATCGGTGGGCTGCGCATCGCGCAGGTGCATGCGAATGTCGGCGACCGCGTGACCAAGGGGCAGATACTCGTGACGCTCGACGACGCCGTCGTGCAGGCCGATCTCGCCCAGGCGCGCGCCCAGCTCCAGGAGGCTCGCGCGATGCACGCCGAAGCGCGCGCCAACGGAGACCGCGCGCGGCGTTTCCAGCCGACGGGCATGATGAGCGAGCAACAGGTCACGCAATACCTGACGGCCGAACAGACCGCCAAGTCGCGCATCGAGCTCGCCGCTGCGCGCGTCCAGCTGGCCGAACTGCGCGTCCGCCAGACCCGCATCCTGGCGCCCGACGATGCGCTCATCTCCGGCCGTGCAGCGACGGTGGGAACCGTCCCGCAGGCGGGACAGGAACTCTACCGCCTCATCCTTCAGGGCCGCCTCGAGTGGCGCGCCGAGGTCGCGGCCGAAGACATCGGCCAGATCCGTTCCGGCGACGCGGCGAAGCTCAAACTTGCCGGCGGAGAAACCGTGAGCGGTCGTGTGCGCAGCATCGCCCCCTCGATCGACCCGCAGACGCGCAACGGGATCGTTTATGTCGATCTCGACCAAAGCGGGGCAAAGGCGGGCATGTTCGCCAATGGCGAAATCATCCCGCTCGCCCAGGAGCTCGCCCACGCACTCAGCCTGCCGCAATCGGCCGTGCTCCTGCGCGATGGCTTCTCCTACGTCTTCCGGATCGGCTCCGACAGAAAGCTGGCGCAAGTTCGCGTGACGCCCGGTCGGCGGCGGGGTGACAGCATGGAGATCCTCGCCGGCATTGCCGAAGGCGAGCGCTTCGTCCGTAGCGGCGTCGGTTTTCTCAACGACGGCGACCTGGTCGACATAGCGGCAGCCACCCCGGCCGCTTCCCCGCAGCAGTGA